In Streptomyces rapamycinicus NRRL 5491, the genomic stretch CGAGACCACGATCGTGGACGGCGCCGGCGACACCGAGCAGGTGCAGGGCCGCGTCAACCAGATCCGCGCCGAGATCGAGTCCTCGGACTCGGACTACGACCGCGAGAAGCTCCAGGAGCGCCTGGCGAAGCTGGCCGGCGGCGTGGCCGTCATCAAGGCCGGTGCCGCCACCGAGGTCGAGCTCAAGGAGCGCAAGCACCGCATCGAGGACGCGGTGCGCAACGCCAAGGCCGCCGTCGAGGAGGGCATCGTCGCCGGTGGTGGCGTGGCCCTGCTCCAGACCGTCTCGGTCTTCGAGAAGCTGGAGCTCGAGGGCGACGAGGCCACCGGTGCCCAGGCCGTGCGCCTGGCCCTGGAGGCCCCGCTGAAGCAGATCGCGGTCAACGCCGGTCTCGAGGGCGGCGTCGTGGTCGAGAAGGTGCGCAACCTGACCCCGGGTCACGGCCTCAACGCCGCGACCGGTGAGTACGTGGACCTGATCGCCGAGGGCATCATCGACCCGGCCAAGGTCACGCGCTCCGCGCTGCAGAACGCCGCGTCGATCGCCGCGCTGTTCCTCACCACCGAGGCCGTCATCGCCGACAAGCCGGAGAAGGCCGCCCCGGCGGGCGCTCCGGGCGGCATGCCGGGCGGTGACATGGACTTCTGATCGATTCGGCGCGTTCGTTCGCCGGTCGGTCCGTACCGTCCAAACGTCGGGGCGGCACCCTCTCCCAGGGGTGCCGCCCCGACGGCGTATGCGGGTGCGGGTGCGTGCGGGTCCGTGCGGGTGCGGGTGCGTACGGGTGCGTGCGGGTGCGGGTGTGGGTCCGTGCGGGTGCGTGCGGGTGCGGGTGTGGGTCCGTGCGGGTGCGTGCGGGTGCGGGTGCGTGCGGGTGCGGGTCCGCGCGGATGCGGGGTCCGTGCGTATCCGGGAACCAGTCCCGGGCTCACCCCGTGGCCGACTCCAGGGCGGCGCGCAGATGGCCGTGTGTCTCGGCGAGGAGCTTCTCGGCGGTCGGGGCGTCGACCCCGCCCAGGATGGTGAGGATCGCGTTCTTCACCTCGCCGTCCGTGGCCGCCAGCGCGCTCTCGATCCGCTCGTCGGAGGCGCCGGTCGCCAGGAAGACGATCCTCCGCGAACGGGCGCGCAGCTTGTCGTTGGAGGCGCGCACATCGACCATCAGGTTCCCGAAGGTCTTGCCCAGCCGGATCATGGTGATGGTCGAGATCATGTTGAGCACCAGCTTCTGGGCCGTGCCCGCCTTCAGCCGGGTCGAGCCGGTGAGCAGCTCCGGCCCCACGATGATCTCGATGCCGTGGTCGGCCGCCTCGGCGAGCGCCGACCCGGAGTTGCAGGACAGCCCTACGGTGAGCGCGCCGCGTCGCCGGGCGTGCTCGACCGCGCCCACGGCATACGGGGTGCGGCCGGAGGCCGAGACGCCGACCACGGTGTCGTCGGGCCCGATGCCGAGCCGGTCGAGGTCCCGGGCGGCCAGCTCCGCGCTGTCCTCCGCGCCCTCGACCGAGGTCACCACGGCGTCCGGGCCGCCCGCGATCACCCCGACGACCTGCTCGGGCCGGGTGTTGAAGGTGGGCGGGCACTCGCTCGCGTCGAGCACCCCGAGCCGCCCGGCGGTGCCCGCGCCCGTATAGAGGAGGCGGCCGCCACGGGACATCCGTACGGCGATGGCGTCGATGGCGGCGGCGATACGGGGGAGCTGACCGGCGACGGCGGTGGGG encodes the following:
- the murQ gene encoding N-acetylmuramic acid 6-phosphate etherase produces the protein MTTADSARLRAQLDTLTTEAFRPELAEIDRLETLEIARIMNAEDAAVPTAVAGQLPRIAAAIDAIAVRMSRGGRLLYTGAGTAGRLGVLDASECPPTFNTRPEQVVGVIAGGPDAVVTSVEGAEDSAELAARDLDRLGIGPDDTVVGVSASGRTPYAVGAVEHARRRGALTVGLSCNSGSALAEAADHGIEIIVGPELLTGSTRLKAGTAQKLVLNMISTITMIRLGKTFGNLMVDVRASNDKLRARSRRIVFLATGASDERIESALAATDGEVKNAILTILGGVDAPTAEKLLAETHGHLRAALESATG